In Glycine soja cultivar W05 chromosome 10, ASM419377v2, whole genome shotgun sequence, the genomic stretch cgtcttacttttttttcttttaaaaacattatatatatatatatatatatatatatatatatatatattttaaaattaaataaaaaacagaatCAGTCAAGATCATAGTCgcatttaaattttgaagtgAGAATTTCGCTGCTTAGTCATATTCACTTTgactaaaattaattgaatatctaatatattttttatccatagaTTAAAGATATGTATCatagtttataataataatttatgcacttttatcaatcaattaaattagtcTCCTTTAGTAATTGAATGTCTAATATGATGTCTGGATTCtaattatttcaaacaaaatgcaGACATTCAAGAAAATAAGACAGGATCATGATAACTACAGAACGTTGTATCTgctataattttcaaatgataaataaaaataaaaatattgattgtaAGATAGCATGTGATAATCTTAATCTACATCCACAAAGTGATGCTCCTAATGTATGAAGTAAGGTTAGTATTCCAGCTTCAAACGAGAAAAATGCGCATGTCCTTTTTTTCGTGGGACATAAATTTTGTTTGAGAAATgatcaattattttatacatgatgtttaaaataattgttacacAATTCAGCTGTCTTGCATGATAATCTACCATTGAGGGCAAAAACACCAAAAGGGGGtacttttacaaattatttaccaaaaagGGGCTCTTTTGCAATTATTTTCGAGGGgggtctatttttttattgcaaagcGTCCCCCACCCAGGCGCCTCCACTGTGCACGTGACACGTGGCACAGGGAGGTAGCGCCCCTGACGCAGGCGCCTTTGGTAGTACCCAGGGGTCAGGCACTACTGGTGGCGCCCCTGCTGGCGCTACGGCTAGCGCAGGGCAGCCAGGCGCCTGCCCCCCAGCCTCTTCTTCTCACACCCCCCAGTCTCTTCTCACACCCCCCCaccccaaaattttatattttttatattatttatcaaaaatttaaattttgtttcatctttcttattagtattatttgttatttttttatattcccacACCCCCCACCCCAAAATttcaataagattattttttatacactctaaattgtatattttttgatttgtttatcaaaaatttaaatttttttcatttttattattagtattatttgttatttttttatgttttattattctctctttttgaagtatatataagtacattttcaataaaatacattttcacctaaaatacattttgaaatcctaaaatgttttaaaatgcttTTTGATTTGGTCAATTCTTTTTTGATTTGGCCATTAAATTACGTTAgagatcatttttatttatttttatttatttgtcgtCTCAATCTTATTGTGcaatgcttttaaaataaataaaaataaataaccataATGTTAATGACACATAAATCAAAAGTGATCTCTAACGTAATTTAATGGCCAAATCAAAAAAGAATTGACCCAATCAAAaagcattttaaaacattttaggattttaaaatgtattttattgaaaatgtacttatatatacttcaaaaagagagaataataaaacataaaaaaataacaaataatactaataataaaaatgaaaaaaaaattaaatttttgataaacaaattaaaaaatatacaatttagagtgtataaaaaataatcttattgaaATTTTGGGGTGGGGGTGTgggaatatgaaaaaataataaataatactaataagaaagatgaaacaaaattttaatttttgataaacaatataaaaaatataaaattttggggtGGGGGGAGTGTGGGAAGAGACTGGGGGGTGTGAGAAGAAGAGGTTGAGGGGGGGGCAGGCGCCTGGCTGCCCTGCGCTAGCCGTAGCGCCTGCAGCAGGGGCGCCACCAGTAGTGTCTGACCCCTGGGCACTACCAAAGGCGCCTGCGTCAGGGGCGCTACCTCCTTGTGCCACGTGTCACGTGCACAGTGGAGGCGCCTGGGTAGGGGGCGCtttgcaataaaaaaacaaaccccCCCGAAAATAATTGCAAAAGAGCCCctttttggtaaataatttgtaaaagtgCCCCCTTTTGGTGTTTTTGCCACCATTGAGTgaccataaaaaaatgttacacttcaagtgtatttaaattaattttaaagtttaataaaaaaaatattttaaaataaacataagagttcttttttacttaatctttgaaatattttttattaaatttaatttctaaaatctaaaaaaaatgtgaagagaaaagagagagatgGAAATAGAAATTCCAACAACATACGCATGGTCATAATGGGCTGGGCTATGGGCCCAATGGTTGCAGTTAAGTAGCGTGATAAGGAAGTAATGTAAAAGGCGCGAAGGTTGAATCGTAAAGCTCCACGAAGTTAGCAGCGGTGGACGTTTCTCTTTATGATGTGTTTCGAGGAAACGAATCGCTTAGTTATAGAATTTGGAACCTTTGGCACACCGCATTTGTAGGGAATGTTCCAACGCAATACAAAAACCCTTCCCATCTCACGCGTCTTAGACATTTCAACGattatcaaatcaaattttgataTTAAAGGATTCGATCGAAGAGAGTGAAGGATGCCCGAGATGGATGAGCGCGTGGTTATACAGCAACCTCTTTCAGCCATAGCAGAGGCGTTTGAGAAACTGTCCAAGAGGGTGAAGGAGAGGAACAACGGCAACGATATTCGCTTGGACACGTTCTGCGAGGCAGCGTCTCTCGTCTCCGTTCTCTTCCGTTCTCTTGGCCTCGCCTTCAAATTCGCTGAATTGGAATACGTCGCCAAGgttcccttttctttcttttggcgCACAATTTAGATTTCTTGTTGAGTATTGTCATTAAGGTTTTAAATATCATGAAATCATGGCTGTTGATATCGTGACAAATTACATACCAATGTCGTCCCAATTGCAGTCGCGTTAtagttcattttttaaaaccttgctgATCGCAGTTTTTATCATTCAAACTTCAAATTTAGATTATTGAAATCGTGATTAAATAGATAGATGTATATAACGAATTGtgttgttatttaaattttaatcaatgttttcttttctattttttttttggaaaaattacGCTAACACTTCCTGATTCACATGATATCTTGTGAATTTCGAAGAAACCATGTGGAATATCATTGTAATTCCCTTTCcttcttgtttttcttaatcTAACTATAACTTTTGTTTTATCAGCACAAGGATTGGGTTTGGTGCAAAAAAGTTAGTTCTTCACAGCGTAATCAATTAAGGTTTGAAATGTTTAATATCTGATTATGCATCGAATAAGATTGACTTGAAAGGAAGATATGTTTAGGAaactatgttttttttcatcttatattttaaaattaattcttcacTTCATAAGAATTAAATTCTAGATTTCAATGGTTGAACGAACGCTAAGCACAAACaagtaaatttttgttttggtagtgCAAGTGGAAAATTTAAACAAGAAGATTCAAAATTGGAGGCTCGTACGGGCGGGCAATAAACAATTATGATTACAATTTATACACAGTTTcgatattttcattttctttaaaatttttaattcctCCGGTTGCTCCTTGTGATCAAAATcatctttgcttttttttttttataattttttccaatTTGAAATTTGTGACTTTTGTTGAAATTGGATTATGTATAAGCAATTGAATAGTGAGCCAGCACTAAGTTTGCTACCAAATGTGGTAATGTACACGAAGAAAGTCAGATGTTGTGGTCAATGTGGTGTTACTAAACTTGACTCCATCTTCTGCTCAGTTGTTACTAATTgaattaataataactttacAAATAATATACAAGTTTGATGTATATGTATTTAAGTATGTGATGAATTTAATAATAAGAACATTACAAATAACATACAAGTTTGATGTAAGTAGGTTTCATGTTGGATGGATAATGGGTGGTAATATACAAGGCTTTAGATATATTATTCCTAAAGCTTCTATGCACGGTTTTATGACGCTTCATGATGCTGATTGTTTTCTTGATCATTAGTTTATTCGGAGTTACTTTTCCTTCACCCAATTCCTGTCTAGTATTCAGGGCATCGTGTTTGCTTTACTTcccaaatttttttctttacttcacTGTTTTCTGGGCTCTATATTTTGAACTTCTAACCTTGTTCTAATGGTATGAATATGTGTGATGTTGATATGGTCAGCTACATGGACTATTGGAAGCATCAAAGACATGTTCCACTCTACCGGATATTCTTAACCTTGATGTCGCCAGTGACACAGTGAAAACATCTGGAAGCTTTTCACGTAATCTGCGCAGAGTTCGGCAGGGTCTTGATCTTGTCAGAGCTATATTTGAACAACTTTTGTCAACCGAGTAAGAAACCTTTTTTGTTTATAACAACTCAAATATGATGCTGAATTTTCTGTGATATACAAATAGCAAAAGAGAGTACCGTTTTCCTGTCTGTTCAGTTTCAGCTGCGTTGAAC encodes the following:
- the LOC114370526 gene encoding ACD11 homolog protein-like produces the protein MPEMDERVVIQQPLSAIAEAFEKLSKRVKERNNGNDIRLDTFCEAASLVSVLFRSLGLAFKFAELEYVAKLHGLLEASKTCSTLPDILNLDVASDTVKTSGSFSRNLRRVRQGLDLVRAIFEQLLSTDDSSLKEVASTAYGQVCAPYHTWAVRTAVYAGMYTLPTRDQLLMKLNETEQSADKKMRRYIAASLPIIEYIDKLYLARNITLDW